The Anabrus simplex isolate iqAnaSimp1 chromosome 1, ASM4041472v1, whole genome shotgun sequence genome window below encodes:
- the p23 gene encoding prostaglandin E synthase 3 isoform X2, which produces MVYEIEAVPPPVMWAQRPNVIFLTICLEDCKNPEIKIENDKVFFKGVGGTEKKPHEVTMQLYKEIDPEKSLKFVRDRNIELILKKKEEGSPYWPQLMKDKKKYHWLKVDFNKWKDEDDSEDEVGQSEDLEEMMRQMGGLGGGGDNKPSFDDLDAESDSDDEELPDLE; this is translated from the exons GGCTGTGCCTCCACCAGTGATGTGGGCTCAGAGACCTAATGTTATCTTCCTCACGATATGCTTGGAGGATTGTAAGAATCCAGAAATCAAAATAGAAAATGACAAAGTTTTCTTCAAGGGAGTTGGTGGAACTGAAAAGAAACCTCATGAAGTCACAATGCAACTGTACAAGGAAATAGACCCTGAG AAATCTCTCAAGTTTGTCAGAGATAGAAATATCGAGCTCATACTTAAGAAGAAGGAGGAGGGCAGCCCTTATTGGCCACAACTAATGAAAGACAAGAAGAAGTATCATTGGCTAAAGGTGGACTTCAATAAGTGGAAAGATGAAGATGACAGTGAAGATGAAGTTGGGCAGTCAGAAGATCTGGAAGAG ATGATGCGTCAGATGGGAGGTCTCGGTGGAGGCGGCGACAACAAACCCAGTTTTGACGATCTTGACGCGGAATCGGATTCGGATGACGAAGAACTTCCAGATCTAGAGTGA
- the p23 gene encoding prostaglandin E synthase 3 isoform X1 codes for MSGEDVAVPPPVMWAQRPNVIFLTICLEDCKNPEIKIENDKVFFKGVGGTEKKPHEVTMQLYKEIDPEKSLKFVRDRNIELILKKKEEGSPYWPQLMKDKKKYHWLKVDFNKWKDEDDSEDEVGQSEDLEEMMRQMGGLGGGGDNKPSFDDLDAESDSDDEELPDLE; via the exons GGCTGTGCCTCCACCAGTGATGTGGGCTCAGAGACCTAATGTTATCTTCCTCACGATATGCTTGGAGGATTGTAAGAATCCAGAAATCAAAATAGAAAATGACAAAGTTTTCTTCAAGGGAGTTGGTGGAACTGAAAAGAAACCTCATGAAGTCACAATGCAACTGTACAAGGAAATAGACCCTGAG AAATCTCTCAAGTTTGTCAGAGATAGAAATATCGAGCTCATACTTAAGAAGAAGGAGGAGGGCAGCCCTTATTGGCCACAACTAATGAAAGACAAGAAGAAGTATCATTGGCTAAAGGTGGACTTCAATAAGTGGAAAGATGAAGATGACAGTGAAGATGAAGTTGGGCAGTCAGAAGATCTGGAAGAG ATGATGCGTCAGATGGGAGGTCTCGGTGGAGGCGGCGACAACAAACCCAGTTTTGACGATCTTGACGCGGAATCGGATTCGGATGACGAAGAACTTCCAGATCTAGAGTGA